In one Bacillus sp. PK3_68 genomic region, the following are encoded:
- a CDS encoding sensor domain-containing diguanylate cyclase, producing the protein MKKWLSKLTTTGHPRLSLEETSSESLASMESNIYQMLFNQHPDGIVLLDSDGRVIDCNEKTAELLNYNLADLRDDFFRYVDEQHSKRVLRSFKKALKGETTQYTAIRMTKNNTPFHIQVMFTPFIVENTMQGVVGFFRDNNEAANLKDHLTRAQKIAAVGSWDYNPQEDKLFWSDQVYTILGVEDRPSFIPTVSKFCNAIHIDDQDKFDELLSGALQDGIGYEVEVRIIKMGGEVRTCFVKADVFVDDKGKVNYLTGVIWDVTEKKKKEQTIWEQQMQTKNILQAIDAAVWSEDVTHNKLLFCSNAVQNIYGVSPEQFSEDIDYWKKAIHPEDRKMVEEAQVKLAAGQKSHLEYRIIHSSGEIKWIEDRSIPTIDEKGQLIRLEGIISEISQRKEYEENLKNIANQDFLTDLPNRRKFENELSAALERATKNKQMLSLFFLDLDRFKNINDALGHAIGDRLLIEVSQRLSVICEKQGYLARLGGDEFGIFIENITGVDASLALAHKILDIFDEPFLIDDYELYVTTSIGITYAPFDGENILTLLKNADVAMYRAKEAGRNDYYVYTPTMNIETFKQYSLEKGLRNALKNNEFYLEYQPKVDSQTGRLSGPKH; encoded by the coding sequence ATGAAGAAATGGCTGTCGAAATTAACTACCACTGGCCATCCAAGGCTTTCATTAGAGGAGACGTCTTCTGAGTCACTGGCATCTATGGAGAGTAACATTTATCAAATGTTATTTAACCAGCATCCGGACGGTATTGTGTTGCTTGACAGTGACGGCAGAGTAATTGACTGCAATGAAAAAACTGCCGAGCTTTTAAATTATAACCTTGCAGATTTACGGGATGATTTTTTTCGGTATGTTGACGAACAACATTCAAAAAGAGTCCTTCGAAGCTTTAAAAAGGCATTAAAAGGTGAAACCACTCAATATACGGCTATAAGAATGACAAAAAATAATACGCCTTTTCATATTCAGGTCATGTTTACTCCATTTATCGTCGAAAATACAATGCAGGGAGTAGTTGGTTTCTTCCGTGATAACAATGAAGCAGCCAACCTTAAAGATCATCTGACTAGAGCACAGAAAATCGCGGCGGTTGGAAGTTGGGACTATAACCCTCAGGAGGATAAATTATTTTGGAGTGATCAAGTATACACAATTTTAGGAGTGGAAGATCGACCGTCTTTTATTCCAACAGTTAGTAAATTTTGTAATGCTATTCATATAGATGATCAGGATAAGTTTGATGAGTTACTTAGCGGAGCTTTGCAAGACGGCATCGGCTATGAAGTGGAAGTGCGGATAATCAAAATGGGAGGGGAGGTTCGCACTTGTTTTGTAAAAGCAGATGTATTTGTTGATGATAAAGGAAAAGTAAACTACTTAACGGGTGTAATTTGGGATGTGACAGAAAAGAAGAAAAAGGAACAGACGATCTGGGAGCAACAAATGCAGACGAAGAATATATTACAAGCGATCGATGCGGCTGTTTGGTCAGAGGATGTTACACATAACAAACTGCTTTTTTGTTCAAATGCTGTGCAGAATATTTACGGTGTGTCTCCGGAACAATTTTCAGAAGATATAGACTACTGGAAAAAGGCGATTCACCCTGAAGACAGAAAAATGGTCGAAGAAGCTCAAGTCAAACTCGCGGCTGGTCAAAAATCACATCTTGAATACCGAATTATTCATTCATCTGGCGAAATAAAGTGGATTGAGGATCGTTCTATTCCAACGATTGATGAAAAAGGCCAGCTTATCCGCCTTGAGGGAATTATTTCAGAGATTAGCCAGCGAAAAGAGTACGAAGAAAATTTAAAAAACATAGCTAACCAAGACTTTTTAACGGATTTGCCGAACAGAAGAAAATTTGAAAATGAGCTATCGGCAGCACTAGAGCGGGCGACAAAGAACAAACAAATGCTTTCTCTTTTCTTCCTTGACCTGGACCGGTTTAAAAACATTAACGATGCGCTTGGGCATGCGATTGGAGACAGGCTGCTCATCGAAGTATCTCAGCGTCTGTCAGTCATCTGCGAAAAGCAGGGCTATCTTGCAAGACTAGGCGGAGACGAATTTGGAATTTTTATCGAAAATATTACTGGAGTGGACGCTAGCCTTGCGTTGGCTCATAAAATCTTAGACATATTCGACGAGCCATTTTTGATCGATGACTATGAATTGTATGTAACAACAAGCATTGGTATTACTTATGCCCCATTCGATGGAGAAAATATATTAACATTGCTAAAAAATGCAGATGTGGCCATGTATCGGGCAAAGGAAGCCGGAAGAAATGATTATTACGTATACACACCTACTATGAATATTGAAACATTTAAGCAATATTCACTTGAAAAAGGATTGCGCAACGCCTTAAAAAACAATGAATTTTATTTGGAATATCAGCCTAAAGTTGATTCTCAAACAGGCAGGTTGTCGGGGCCGAAGCATTAA
- a CDS encoding EAL domain-containing protein, translating to MVSPGEFIPLAEESGYILTIGDWVIKQVCSQIKEWEKKGLKIVPISVNVSYKRLMKVDFVDSAIKAVKDAGIHPSYIEFEITERTMIQHEEVVKAAIANLQAYGFTFSLDDFGTCQSSLSYLSTFEIDVLKMDRSFVKEIGKNRRIESIVSSVVALSDELGIKVVAEGVETEWQFDFLRKRNCHFIQGFLFSPPVKNEVFEQMLADPYIGMNKQAKAENRLASHRKRVNFSNPMIAAMSITKIRDREVKMGYSGILITNIGGDGLSFLSQINLPERQDIILKITFALGATTFELFGIIAQKQEETEVYRYEMKFQMQGEEQERLRSLIMCINEEMKNDKTFTGIRTFSGSVQEFFEGDKVS from the coding sequence ATTGTCTCTCCTGGAGAGTTTATCCCTTTGGCAGAAGAAAGTGGCTATATATTGACAATTGGCGATTGGGTGATCAAACAAGTTTGTTCTCAAATAAAAGAATGGGAGAAAAAAGGGTTAAAGATAGTCCCTATATCAGTAAATGTTTCTTACAAACGGCTGATGAAAGTGGATTTTGTTGATAGTGCCATCAAGGCTGTAAAAGACGCAGGTATCCACCCGAGCTATATTGAGTTTGAAATTACTGAGCGAACAATGATTCAGCATGAAGAAGTAGTTAAGGCGGCCATAGCCAATCTTCAAGCATATGGGTTTACTTTCTCGTTAGATGACTTTGGTACATGTCAATCGTCTCTTTCTTATTTATCTACTTTTGAAATTGATGTGCTGAAGATGGACCGTTCATTTGTTAAAGAGATCGGAAAAAACAGACGGATTGAAAGTATTGTTTCCAGTGTAGTAGCACTTTCGGACGAGCTGGGGATAAAAGTAGTCGCTGAAGGGGTAGAAACAGAATGGCAGTTTGACTTTCTTCGTAAGCGAAACTGCCACTTTATTCAGGGGTTCTTATTCAGCCCACCGGTCAAGAACGAAGTGTTCGAACAGATGCTGGCTGATCCTTACATTGGCATGAACAAACAGGCTAAAGCAGAAAATCGTCTAGCAAGTCATAGAAAGCGTGTGAATTTTTCTAATCCAATGATTGCAGCCATGTCTATTACAAAAATTAGAGACAGGGAAGTGAAAATGGGTTATTCAGGGATTCTTATTACTAATATTGGAGGAGACGGGCTTTCGTTTTTATCACAGATTAATTTGCCTGAGCGCCAGGACATTATTTTGAAAATTACATTTGCACTTGGAGCCACCACATTTGAATTGTTCGGAATCATTGCACAAAAGCAAGAAGAGACAGAGGTCTACCGATATGAAATGAAGTTTCAAATGCAAGGAGAGGAGCAGGAAAGGCTAAGAAGTCTGATTATGTGCATTAACGAGGAAATGAAGAATGATAAGACATTTACTGGCATAAGGACATTTTCCGGTTCGGTGCAAGAATTTTTTGAAGGAGATAAAGTGTCATAG
- a CDS encoding DinB family protein, with amino-acid sequence MQQVIESINHWLIKVPEVFSHFSEAEAARRPMPNKWSKKEILGHLCDSAINNLGRFISIQYEKQPFRLTPYNQNQWVELQDYQHITSEEIVHLWCSLNKKIIKVIDRIPDEKLAYQCDIGNNELKTLEWLIQDYLEHMEHHLKNQIFN; translated from the coding sequence ATGCAACAGGTCATTGAAAGTATAAATCACTGGTTAATCAAGGTTCCAGAAGTGTTCAGTCATTTTTCAGAAGCAGAAGCGGCGCGACGACCTATGCCTAACAAATGGTCAAAAAAAGAGATACTAGGCCATTTATGCGATTCAGCCATTAATAATCTTGGAAGATTTATCAGCATTCAATATGAAAAGCAGCCCTTTCGCCTTACGCCCTATAACCAGAATCAATGGGTGGAGCTTCAGGACTATCAACATATAACAAGTGAAGAGATCGTACACCTATGGTGCAGCTTAAATAAAAAAATAATAAAAGTGATCGATCGGATACCTGACGAAAAATTAGCGTACCAATGCGACATAGGCAATAACGAACTTAAGACCCTTGAATGGCTCATTCAAGACTATCTTGAACATATGGAACACCATTTAAAAAACCAGATTTTCAATTAG
- a CDS encoding magnesium transporter CorA family protein, whose protein sequence is MEHTFNNGQWSWYELMQSQMDEAAKYAEQYHSYKKWAEETKRNVSSILRVDTSERGKEALWGSLVYFQDVEEKEGKRIFHFYLTKKHLFTDDLDLSILENVDEDVMRKKMDEAECPVEGFMIMMGELINHFLEKIDVFEIRLRDLLWKIREKNNIEILDQTAKSRHELLVWQNLIIPIMEIKYGIEETFGDDVSKGFHFKRASKRIERAYMLINEYDKELKAMVELENTVSTHRGNEIMKTLTVLTTLFTPVAAWGAIWGMNFKNMPELDWKLGYIFSWAVIALTTLALYVYLLKKGWMGDILRGKKKNSFFK, encoded by the coding sequence ATGGAGCATACCTTTAATAATGGACAATGGTCCTGGTATGAGCTCATGCAGTCTCAAATGGATGAGGCGGCTAAATACGCTGAACAATATCATTCATATAAAAAATGGGCAGAAGAAACCAAAAGAAATGTATCTAGTATCTTGAGAGTAGACACAAGTGAAAGAGGAAAGGAAGCCCTATGGGGTTCGCTTGTCTATTTTCAAGATGTTGAAGAAAAGGAAGGCAAACGAATTTTTCACTTCTACTTAACAAAAAAACATTTATTTACGGATGATTTAGATTTGTCCATTCTTGAAAATGTAGATGAGGATGTAATGAGAAAAAAGATGGATGAGGCCGAATGTCCGGTAGAAGGATTTATGATTATGATGGGGGAACTCATTAATCATTTCCTTGAAAAAATTGACGTGTTTGAAATTCGTTTAAGAGATTTGCTTTGGAAAATTAGGGAAAAGAATAATATAGAAATCCTCGATCAAACAGCCAAAAGCCGTCACGAACTTCTCGTATGGCAAAATTTGATTATTCCTATAATGGAAATAAAATACGGAATTGAAGAAACTTTTGGCGATGATGTGTCCAAAGGGTTTCATTTTAAGAGAGCATCAAAGCGGATAGAACGTGCTTATATGTTAATTAATGAATATGATAAAGAATTGAAAGCCATGGTGGAGTTAGAGAACACAGTTTCTACCCACCGGGGAAATGAAATTATGAAAACCCTGACTGTGCTGACAACGCTTTTTACACCTGTAGCTGCATGGGGGGCTATTTGGGGAATGAACTTTAAAAATATGCCGGAGCTTGATTGGAAGCTTGGTTATATTTTTTCCTGGGCGGTGATTGCTCTTACGACGCTAGCTTTGTATGTATACTTATTGAAGAAAGGCTGGATGGGTGATATTTTACGAGGGAAAAAGAAAAATTCGTTTTTTAAATAA